Proteins from a genomic interval of Novipirellula aureliae:
- a CDS encoding WD40 repeat domain-containing protein, whose product MIRQFSLSRSTATLFVLILLARLAIPIAATAQSQPVVTALAHDSVSSRTIRLEPIDGLTAPVVVTAAASDPRGEWLAVAGDDHAIRILDVTTLRVMHTLKGHRDMIRTLAFNSAGTSLVSAGNDGQLIVWDRARDFEMIQQMKDTPALACVCFAPGIPEMAAVGFDRKVYILGRPTDQTPKFSCDCNDLRAVAYRDDRKVIAVGGRSGDLHLFDPITGRLMIDKHLHDGRIRDIAFHRDANSVVTVGEDGKVIVLDTETHKVLQQLQVTSGRLFAVAVIDSQHVAVAGSDNTIRIVNTDEGSISHTLEGHVGSISTLTATAGMLFSGGFDATLRRWSIHEWNRSERRIAEGDVRIDR is encoded by the coding sequence ATGATTCGTCAATTTTCGCTAAGTCGGTCAACCGCAACACTTTTCGTTCTTATTCTGCTTGCCCGACTTGCGATTCCGATTGCAGCAACAGCTCAGTCGCAACCCGTTGTGACGGCATTGGCTCACGATTCGGTTTCCAGCCGTACGATTCGGCTTGAGCCGATCGATGGTTTGACAGCGCCGGTCGTCGTCACGGCTGCTGCATCGGACCCCCGCGGGGAATGGTTGGCGGTCGCCGGTGACGATCATGCGATTCGTATCCTCGATGTTACCACGCTGCGAGTCATGCACACACTCAAGGGCCATCGCGACATGATTCGCACGTTGGCATTTAACTCGGCCGGGACGTCGCTCGTTTCTGCGGGTAACGATGGACAATTGATTGTTTGGGATCGGGCTCGCGATTTTGAAATGATTCAACAGATGAAGGATACTCCGGCGCTAGCCTGTGTTTGCTTTGCACCGGGAATTCCCGAAATGGCTGCGGTTGGTTTTGATCGAAAGGTGTATATCTTGGGCCGTCCTACGGATCAAACACCAAAGTTTTCCTGTGATTGTAACGACCTGCGTGCGGTCGCTTATCGAGACGATCGAAAAGTGATTGCAGTGGGCGGACGTAGTGGTGATTTGCATTTGTTTGACCCGATCACAGGCCGCTTGATGATTGACAAGCATTTACACGACGGCCGCATTCGTGATATTGCCTTTCACCGAGATGCCAACTCGGTCGTCACCGTTGGCGAAGATGGTAAAGTGATCGTGTTGGATACCGAGACACATAAAGTGCTTCAGCAGTTGCAAGTAACCAGCGGACGTTTGTTTGCGGTCGCCGTGATTGACAGCCAACATGTTGCGGTTGCCGGTTCGGACAATACGATCCGTATTGTCAACACGGACGAAGGATCGATTAGCCACACGCTCGAAGGCCATGTCGGATCGATCTCAACTTTGACAGCGACTGCTGGAATGCTATTTTCAGGCGGCTTCGACGCTACCCTGCGGCGTTGGAGTATCCATGAATGGAACCGCTCGGAACGCCGAATCGCCGAAGGCGACGTTCGTATCGATCGCTAG
- the hisN gene encoding histidinol-phosphatase, whose product MTTDPNRWQSLHDNRLMALIEVVTAAGQHTLTHFRKSGLKVDAKQDDSPVTIADRETEQLVRKMLADRFPSDTLQGEEFAEQAGDSPYRWVVDPIDGTKSFVCGVPLYSTLLALEYEGTPVGGAIYIPALGELIVAAAGHGCWYRTGSETAWSKASVSSTSDLSKAVFVTSQVDSFAAIGSPSAYERLEQEAWVTRSWGDGYGYLLVATGRADLMVDPICNPWDVAPMLPILAEAGGRFSDWQGDTTVRGGNGVGTNGHLHDAVLRRLESE is encoded by the coding sequence ATGACAACCGATCCCAATAGATGGCAATCGCTTCACGATAATCGGCTGATGGCGTTGATTGAAGTCGTTACCGCAGCGGGCCAGCACACGTTGACCCATTTTCGAAAAAGTGGATTGAAGGTCGATGCGAAACAAGACGATTCACCCGTGACGATCGCGGACCGCGAAACGGAACAACTTGTCCGAAAAATGTTGGCGGATCGGTTCCCCAGCGATACGCTGCAAGGGGAAGAGTTTGCAGAACAAGCCGGCGATAGTCCCTATCGCTGGGTTGTCGACCCGATCGATGGAACGAAATCCTTTGTCTGCGGCGTCCCTCTATACTCGACGCTTTTGGCGCTCGAATATGAAGGCACTCCTGTCGGCGGAGCGATCTACATCCCCGCCCTTGGCGAATTGATCGTCGCGGCCGCCGGTCATGGATGCTGGTATCGGACCGGGTCGGAGACAGCATGGTCGAAGGCATCCGTGTCCTCGACAAGCGATCTATCCAAAGCCGTCTTTGTGACGAGCCAAGTCGATTCGTTCGCAGCGATCGGCTCACCCTCGGCCTACGAGCGACTCGAACAAGAGGCTTGGGTAACGCGGAGCTGGGGGGATGGTTACGGGTACCTGTTGGTCGCCACGGGACGAGCCGATTTGATGGTCGACCCCATCTGCAATCCGTGGGACGTCGCACCGATGCTGCCGATCTTGGCGGAAGCGGGTGGACGATTTAGTGATTGGCAAGGTGATACGACCGTTCGCGGCGGCAACGGTGTGGGCACCAACGGCCACCTACACGACGCGGTCCTACGTCGGCTAGAGTCCGAGTGA
- a CDS encoding family 43 glycosylhydrolase codes for MKQTILFLSAFILSTAPALQAQERTSNPFVKHMFTADPTARVWEDGRLYVYPSTDIKGKGYRAMDGYHVFSTDDMITWKDHGEILHSRDVPWSGGPGAMWAPDCVYKDGLYYFYFPHHNVEKEWEIGVATSKKPASDFKVQGFVKGGNTFCDPNVFIDDDGQVYLYAVVGAKTYAAKLKDNMMEIEGEMVLQTELKGHREGPFVFKRNGIYYLIYPDSTPGGHQMNYAMSSSPLGPWESKGVFLEKTSALTTHGSVVEYKGQWYLFYHNADLSGGRKANRSICFDKVTFNEDGTMNMVEQTPSVLPGE; via the coding sequence GTGAAACAAACCATCCTATTTTTAAGCGCGTTCATTCTTTCAACCGCCCCCGCGTTGCAGGCACAGGAGCGAACCTCCAACCCGTTCGTCAAGCACATGTTTACCGCCGACCCGACGGCCCGTGTCTGGGAGGACGGTCGCCTGTATGTCTATCCCTCAACCGACATCAAGGGAAAAGGTTATCGAGCCATGGATGGCTACCACGTCTTTTCCACCGATGACATGATCACATGGAAGGATCACGGCGAGATTCTTCATTCACGTGATGTGCCTTGGAGCGGAGGACCAGGTGCCATGTGGGCTCCGGACTGCGTCTACAAAGATGGTCTCTACTACTTCTATTTCCCTCATCACAATGTTGAAAAAGAGTGGGAGATTGGTGTCGCAACCAGCAAAAAACCAGCTTCTGATTTTAAGGTGCAGGGGTTTGTGAAAGGCGGCAATACCTTCTGCGATCCCAACGTGTTTATCGATGATGACGGCCAGGTCTATCTCTATGCGGTGGTAGGTGCGAAAACGTACGCAGCCAAGCTCAAAGACAATATGATGGAAATCGAAGGGGAAATGGTTCTGCAGACCGAACTCAAGGGCCACCGTGAAGGACCCTTCGTGTTTAAACGCAACGGGATTTACTACCTGATCTATCCGGACAGCACACCCGGTGGTCACCAGATGAATTATGCCATGAGCAGTAGTCCATTGGGGCCCTGGGAGAGCAAGGGCGTGTTCCTCGAGAAAACCAGCGCCTTGACCACGCATGGGTCGGTGGTGGAATACAAAGGACAGTGGTACCTGTTTTATCACAACGCTGACCTTTCCGGCGGAAGGAAAGCAAACCGGTCGATCTGTTTCGACAAGGTCACATTTAATGAAGATGGCACCATGAATATGGTTGAGCAGACCCCGAGTGTCCTTCCCGGCGAGTAA
- a CDS encoding glycoside hydrolase family protein, whose translation MTLLKLGLNAGSRFQFALLTCCLIVAPASLCLSDEPMKESAFGKSLVAGKFILPAKDGWWNWGMAPIYDEQGRLHIFNSSIPYKGENGMGYWRSKSIINHYVADSIEGPYKLIGTPFSSDQRTYHNPQISKVGDTYVLVFLWKSVERGSLQSIGMATAESLDGPWTENPNNPIIKPTAGTPNAAHASNPTFLVDRDGKFRIYYKSMSKGSAFREISVAIADQLEGPYVDHPENPLISYKELKRDIEDPYAFFYQDTYYMILEDRTDVAGALSGSPSPNSSPGGNRPGLLFKSKDGIHWDRPELSYNTDAKYFGKKLSRSERPHILWKDGKPEYLFLANHGSHEAGYYLKIEGWEPE comes from the coding sequence ATGACGCTGCTGAAACTTGGACTCAACGCTGGTTCCCGCTTCCAGTTTGCTCTGTTGACCTGTTGCTTGATTGTGGCTCCCGCCTCGCTTTGCTTGAGCGACGAACCGATGAAGGAATCCGCGTTTGGAAAGTCGCTGGTTGCCGGAAAATTCATTTTGCCGGCCAAGGACGGCTGGTGGAATTGGGGAATGGCTCCCATCTACGACGAGCAAGGTCGGCTACATATCTTCAATTCATCGATTCCTTACAAAGGCGAGAATGGGATGGGATATTGGCGTTCGAAAAGCATTATCAATCACTACGTTGCGGATTCCATCGAGGGTCCTTACAAGTTGATTGGCACGCCGTTCTCCAGTGACCAGCGGACTTACCACAATCCACAGATTTCTAAAGTCGGTGACACTTACGTGCTCGTGTTCTTGTGGAAATCGGTGGAACGAGGCAGCCTGCAGTCGATCGGGATGGCGACGGCCGAATCGTTGGATGGGCCTTGGACGGAAAACCCAAACAACCCCATCATTAAACCGACTGCAGGAACCCCCAACGCCGCCCATGCCTCCAACCCTACTTTCCTGGTAGACCGGGATGGCAAATTCAGGATCTATTACAAATCCATGTCAAAGGGCTCCGCGTTCAGGGAAATCTCCGTGGCCATTGCGGATCAGCTCGAAGGCCCCTATGTCGATCATCCTGAAAATCCGCTAATCAGCTACAAGGAACTCAAGCGTGACATCGAGGATCCGTATGCCTTCTTTTACCAAGATACGTATTACATGATCTTGGAAGATCGCACAGACGTTGCCGGTGCTCTCAGCGGCAGTCCTTCGCCGAATTCAAGCCCAGGTGGAAATCGCCCCGGACTCTTGTTCAAGTCCAAGGATGGCATTCACTGGGATCGTCCCGAGCTCAGTTACAACACGGATGCGAAATATTTCGGTAAAAAACTTTCTCGCTCCGAACGCCCCCATATCCTTTGGAAGGACGGCAAACCGGAATATCTGTTTTTGGCGAATCACGGCAGTCACGAGGCCGGGTACTATCTGAAAATTGAAGGCTGGGAACCCGAATGA
- a CDS encoding ABC transporter ATP-binding protein translates to MIKTVDLTKKYGDAFAIKGIDLDLDAGDLFGFIGPNGAGKTTTMRIIATLLEPSWGEAYVCGHSVHTHPKEIRRLVGYMPDFFGVYDDMTVVEYLEFFAAAYRVHGKKRRDRVDEMLDVVDLDFKRDAFANTLSRGQTQRLGLARTLLHDPQVLLLDEPLSGLDPRARIEMRNLLRKLGEMGKTIIVSSHILPELADVCNKVGIIDCGELKQNAKVTEIIKMVREHTVLVIQTVQREQLEMVAKLLEGHEKVQGTEPGDDSIRVILKPTVEDYSDLAKLLIEGGIDLRRFSEEQLDLESAFMALTRGTSNRM, encoded by the coding sequence GTGATCAAGACGGTTGACTTAACAAAGAAGTACGGCGACGCGTTTGCCATCAAAGGTATCGATTTGGATCTTGATGCCGGCGACCTTTTCGGTTTTATCGGCCCCAACGGTGCTGGCAAGACAACGACGATGCGCATCATTGCGACCCTACTCGAACCGTCGTGGGGTGAAGCCTACGTGTGCGGCCATAGCGTGCACACGCACCCAAAAGAGATTCGCCGCTTGGTCGGCTACATGCCCGATTTCTTTGGCGTCTACGACGACATGACAGTGGTCGAGTACTTGGAATTTTTTGCCGCCGCGTATCGCGTTCACGGCAAGAAACGGCGTGACCGAGTCGATGAAATGCTCGACGTCGTCGACCTGGATTTCAAACGCGATGCATTCGCTAATACGCTATCACGCGGGCAAACTCAGCGGCTAGGCCTGGCGCGAACACTGCTTCATGATCCGCAGGTCTTGCTGCTCGATGAGCCCCTGTCGGGATTGGACCCGCGAGCACGGATCGAGATGCGAAACCTGCTTCGCAAACTCGGCGAAATGGGAAAAACGATTATCGTTAGCAGTCATATCCTGCCCGAATTAGCCGACGTTTGTAACAAGGTCGGTATTATCGACTGCGGGGAACTGAAACAGAACGCTAAAGTGACCGAGATCATCAAGATGGTACGCGAACATACCGTTCTGGTGATCCAAACGGTCCAAAGAGAGCAACTCGAAATGGTCGCGAAGTTACTGGAAGGACATGAAAAGGTGCAAGGCACGGAACCAGGTGACGATTCGATTCGAGTGATCCTAAAACCAACGGTGGAAGACTACAGCGACCTAGCCAAGCTGCTGATTGAAGGCGGCATCGATTTGAGGCGTTTTAGCGAAGAGCAACTCGATCTCGAATCTGCCTTCATGGCGCTAACACGAGGAACAAGCAACCGGATGTGA
- a CDS encoding MazG nucleotide pyrophosphohydrolase domain-containing protein has product MYFEKDAARGVDGTFMWLMEEMGELASALRGNDKENLAEEFADVIAWLATIANVANVDLNAALVAKYGSGCPGCSRLVCECPDSEKP; this is encoded by the coding sequence ATGTATTTCGAGAAAGATGCCGCTCGCGGCGTTGACGGCACCTTTATGTGGCTGATGGAAGAAATGGGTGAATTGGCTTCAGCCCTGCGGGGCAATGACAAAGAAAATTTAGCGGAGGAATTCGCTGACGTGATCGCTTGGCTTGCGACCATCGCCAACGTCGCTAACGTCGACTTGAACGCGGCACTGGTCGCCAAGTACGGCAGTGGATGTCCAGGATGCAGCCGTTTGGTTTGCGAATGCCCCGATTCGGAGAAGCCTTAA
- a CDS encoding sulfotransferase family protein, translating to MSDPSVPAAKTANKTGERPYHQYPFYSPRFWHGMLPMAWLGLLRQGRCRVHPTRWTVLIGVSFATLFNLLFAGIQKLCFFRRQRNAELHGAPVFIIGHWRSGTTLLHELMVRDERLSSPSTFQCFAPSHFLATEWFFRRFANWLLPGKRPMDDMAAGWDRPQEDEFALLTLGLPSPYRRIAFPNDGPIDLDYLSFDGVAEQDVNRWLKTLRRFLLNVSIATGRPLVIKSPTHTGRIAYLAKEFPDAKFIHITRDPRALYPSTCRLWKSLDEVQALQKPNHDNIGAYVIECFERMYAAFHEGRKTVSEDRLIDIRYEDLIADPVEMLRMIYTTLHLSDFDSVEPIIKQWVEIEHKGYQTNQLQLDSDADAEIHSHWETYFKRYGYE from the coding sequence GTGTCCGACCCCTCTGTACCTGCCGCGAAAACAGCAAACAAAACGGGAGAGCGTCCGTACCACCAATATCCATTTTATTCGCCTCGGTTTTGGCATGGCATGCTACCGATGGCTTGGTTGGGACTACTTCGACAGGGCCGATGCCGGGTCCACCCCACCCGCTGGACCGTTCTGATCGGCGTTTCCTTCGCAACACTCTTTAACTTGCTCTTTGCTGGAATCCAAAAACTCTGTTTTTTCAGGCGGCAGCGCAACGCGGAGCTGCATGGCGCTCCCGTGTTTATCATCGGACATTGGCGAAGCGGAACGACACTGCTACACGAGTTAATGGTCCGAGATGAACGGCTGAGCAGTCCGTCGACGTTCCAGTGTTTTGCTCCATCACATTTCCTGGCAACCGAGTGGTTCTTCCGGCGATTCGCCAACTGGTTATTGCCAGGCAAGCGACCGATGGACGACATGGCTGCCGGTTGGGATCGGCCTCAAGAAGACGAATTTGCATTGCTGACTCTTGGGCTACCATCGCCCTATCGCCGAATCGCCTTTCCAAACGACGGTCCGATCGATTTGGATTATTTGAGTTTTGACGGGGTTGCCGAACAAGATGTCAACCGTTGGCTTAAAACGCTTCGCCGTTTTCTGCTCAACGTCAGCATCGCGACCGGGCGACCTCTCGTCATCAAAAGTCCGACCCACACGGGCCGAATCGCCTATCTGGCCAAAGAGTTCCCCGACGCAAAGTTCATTCACATCACTCGCGACCCTCGAGCTCTCTATCCATCGACATGCCGATTGTGGAAGAGTCTCGATGAGGTTCAGGCGTTGCAGAAGCCCAATCATGATAACATTGGGGCGTATGTGATCGAGTGTTTTGAGCGAATGTATGCTGCCTTTCACGAAGGACGCAAAACGGTTTCGGAAGACCGGCTGATCGACATTCGCTACGAAGACTTGATCGCTGATCCTGTCGAAATGCTCCGCATGATATACACAACATTGCACTTGAGTGACTTTGATTCGGTTGAACCCATTATCAAACAGTGGGTGGAGATCGAGCACAAAGGTTACCAAACAAATCAACTTCAACTCGATTCCGATGCGGATGCGGAGATTCATTCGCATTGGGAAACCTATTTTAAGCGTTACGGATATGAATAA
- a CDS encoding 3-keto-disaccharide hydrolase codes for MNKFSTQTSPSVSLTILAIGLATAASLTNIGCRSKSDPAPAANETQSEAEQEVFVPQAYEATGEELLAARLDPEEASAGWIRLFDGYTLFGWEIAGNANWQVEDQTITADQGDICLINTSIPWQDYELSLEFNADEKSNSGVFLRTPIQVDDPAVECYEVNIAGVDHPFTTGSLVDRQKVSKDAPEQTFGEWRKMLIRIEGNRVQVSLDGVLVTDYTDPEPEGLPAGRIGLQHNSGRIAFRNIRLRPLGLESLLDEELSAWKPFPNMDAEYTVTQEGAMKVQGGIGQIETKDVFDDFVLLAEYKLAKPEINSGIFFRCIPGDTMMGYECQLNDGMNNGLPLKPSDCGTGGIFRHQDARVIAATEDDWSTVVLAVQGAKMAAWVNGVQVSNWQDDRQADENPRKGKRTDAGTIMIQGHDETTELELRQIQITP; via the coding sequence ATGAATAAGTTCTCGACCCAAACCTCCCCGTCTGTTTCGTTAACAATTCTTGCGATTGGATTGGCCACAGCCGCGTCTCTAACGAATATTGGATGCCGTTCGAAGTCCGATCCCGCTCCTGCTGCGAACGAAACGCAAAGCGAAGCAGAGCAGGAGGTATTTGTGCCTCAGGCCTACGAAGCGACTGGCGAAGAATTGCTCGCTGCGCGTCTTGACCCCGAAGAGGCATCCGCCGGTTGGATTCGCCTATTCGACGGATACACGCTTTTCGGCTGGGAAATCGCTGGAAACGCCAATTGGCAAGTCGAAGATCAGACGATCACTGCGGATCAAGGCGACATTTGTCTGATCAACACGTCAATCCCGTGGCAGGATTACGAGTTGTCACTGGAGTTCAATGCCGACGAGAAAAGCAATAGTGGCGTCTTTCTACGCACCCCGATCCAAGTCGACGATCCAGCCGTCGAGTGCTATGAAGTCAACATCGCGGGGGTCGACCATCCGTTTACTACCGGTAGCCTGGTCGATCGGCAAAAGGTCAGCAAAGATGCTCCGGAGCAGACGTTTGGCGAGTGGCGGAAGATGCTCATTCGCATCGAAGGGAATCGAGTCCAAGTGAGTCTTGATGGCGTCTTGGTCACCGACTATACCGATCCCGAGCCCGAAGGCTTGCCAGCTGGCCGCATTGGACTTCAACATAACTCGGGACGCATCGCTTTTCGCAATATCCGACTTCGTCCACTTGGACTTGAAAGTTTGCTCGACGAAGAATTGTCCGCTTGGAAACCATTTCCTAATATGGATGCCGAGTACACCGTTACCCAGGAGGGGGCGATGAAGGTTCAAGGAGGCATTGGCCAAATTGAGACCAAAGACGTCTTTGACGACTTTGTGTTGTTGGCGGAGTACAAATTGGCAAAACCAGAAATCAATTCGGGGATCTTTTTCCGTTGTATCCCAGGCGACACAATGATGGGTTATGAATGCCAATTGAATGATGGCATGAATAACGGACTTCCGTTAAAGCCATCGGATTGTGGCACGGGTGGAATTTTTCGTCACCAAGACGCTCGAGTCATTGCAGCCACGGAGGACGATTGGTCAACGGTCGTCTTGGCGGTTCAGGGAGCGAAGATGGCTGCATGGGTCAACGGGGTCCAAGTCAGCAATTGGCAAGATGACCGCCAGGCGGACGAAAACCCGCGGAAAGGAAAGCGAACCGATGCGGGCACGATCATGATTCAAGGTCACGATGAAACCACCGAGCTTGAACTACGGCAGATCCAGATCACCCCGTAA
- a CDS encoding Hcp family type VI secretion system effector, translating to MAGYMKFDGIDGECKDDKHKSWIDVLSFSQAVHQPGGGATGTARRRGDVILDDISVAKLLDKSSPKIAEAVCKGRVFPKVEIELTASYTDAGRVTYYRYELKNVLVTSYAISGATQSEDVPTEDFSLNFEEIKVTYTENDNAGKKKGNIEYSWKVEEGTT from the coding sequence ATGGCTGGCTACATGAAATTTGATGGCATCGATGGCGAATGCAAAGACGACAAGCATAAGAGCTGGATCGACGTCCTGTCGTTCTCGCAAGCGGTTCATCAGCCAGGTGGTGGAGCAACGGGTACGGCCCGTCGCCGTGGCGACGTCATTTTGGACGACATCAGCGTCGCAAAATTGCTCGACAAATCGAGTCCAAAGATCGCAGAAGCGGTTTGCAAAGGTAGGGTTTTCCCTAAGGTTGAGATTGAGTTGACCGCTTCCTACACCGATGCAGGTCGCGTGACCTACTATCGCTATGAGCTGAAGAATGTGTTGGTCACGAGCTACGCAATCTCGGGTGCAACTCAAAGCGAAGACGTTCCTACTGAAGATTTTTCGTTGAACTTTGAAGAGATCAAGGTTACTTACACCGAAAATGACAATGCTGGTAAGAAGAAGGGCAACATCGAGTACAGTTGGAAGGTCGAAGAAGGCACGACCTAA